The Macaca nemestrina isolate mMacNem1 chromosome 12, mMacNem.hap1, whole genome shotgun sequence genome contains a region encoding:
- the LOC105488746 gene encoding A-kinase-interacting protein 1 isoform X1, which produces MDNCLAAAALNGVDRRSLQRSARLALEVLERAKRRAVDWHALERPKGCMGVLAREAPHLERQPAAGPQRVFPGEREERPPTLNASFRTMAEFMDYTSSQCGKYYSSVPEEGGATHVYRYHRGKSKLYMCSDIGNGQRKDRKKTSLGPGGIYQISECAPEASQPAENISKDLYIEVYPGTYSVTVGSNDLTKKTHVVAVDSGQSVDLIFPM; this is translated from the exons ATGGACAACTGTTTGGCGGCCGCAGCGCTGAATGGGGTGGACCGACGTTCCCTGCAGCGTTCAGCAAGGCTGGCTCTAGAAGTGCTGGAGCGGGCCAAGAGGAGGGCGGTGGACTGGCATGCCCTGGAGCGTCCCAAAGGCTGCATGGGGGTCCTTGCCCGGGAGGCGCCCCACCTAGAGAGACAGCCGGCAGCCGGCCCGCAGCGCGTTTTCCCGGGAGAG AGAGAAGAGAGGCCCCCAACCCTTAATGCTTCCTTCAGAACAATGGCTGAATTCATGGACTATACTTCAAGTCAGTGTGGG AAGTATTATTCATCTGTGCCAGAGGAAGGAGGGGCAACCCATGTCTATCGTTATCACAGAGGCAAGTCGAAGCTGTACATGTGCTCGGACATAGGGAATGGTCAG agaaaagacagaaaaaagacatCCCTTGGTCCTGGAGGCATCTATCAAATATCCGAGTGTGCTCCAGAGGCATCCCAGCCT gctgAGAACATTTCTAAGGACCTCTACATAGAAGTATATCCAGGGACCTATTCTGTCACTGTGGGCTCAAATGACTTAACCAAGAAGACTCATGTGGTAGCAGTTGATTCTGGACAAAGTGTGGACCTGATCTTCCCTATGTGA
- the LOC105488746 gene encoding A-kinase-interacting protein 1 isoform X2, with protein sequence MDNCLAAAALNGVDRRSLQRSARLALEVLERAKRRAVDWHALERPKGCMGVLAREAPHLERQPAAGPQRVFPGEKYYSSVPEEGGATHVYRYHRGKSKLYMCSDIGNGQRKDRKKTSLGPGGIYQISECAPEASQPAENISKDLYIEVYPGTYSVTVGSNDLTKKTHVVAVDSGQSVDLIFPM encoded by the exons ATGGACAACTGTTTGGCGGCCGCAGCGCTGAATGGGGTGGACCGACGTTCCCTGCAGCGTTCAGCAAGGCTGGCTCTAGAAGTGCTGGAGCGGGCCAAGAGGAGGGCGGTGGACTGGCATGCCCTGGAGCGTCCCAAAGGCTGCATGGGGGTCCTTGCCCGGGAGGCGCCCCACCTAGAGAGACAGCCGGCAGCCGGCCCGCAGCGCGTTTTCCCGGGAGAG AAGTATTATTCATCTGTGCCAGAGGAAGGAGGGGCAACCCATGTCTATCGTTATCACAGAGGCAAGTCGAAGCTGTACATGTGCTCGGACATAGGGAATGGTCAG agaaaagacagaaaaaagacatCCCTTGGTCCTGGAGGCATCTATCAAATATCCGAGTGTGCTCCAGAGGCATCCCAGCCT gctgAGAACATTTCTAAGGACCTCTACATAGAAGTATATCCAGGGACCTATTCTGTCACTGTGGGCTCAAATGACTTAACCAAGAAGACTCATGTGGTAGCAGTTGATTCTGGACAAAGTGTGGACCTGATCTTCCCTATGTGA